Proteins from a genomic interval of Ictalurus furcatus strain D&B chromosome 2, Billie_1.0, whole genome shotgun sequence:
- the rps11 gene encoding 40S ribosomal protein S11, whose translation MADTQNERSYQKQPTIFQNKKRVLVGEVGAKEKLPRYHRNVGLGFKTPREAIEGTYIDKKCPFTGNVSIRGRILSGVVTKMKMQRTIVIRRDYLHYIRKYNRFEKRHKNMSVHLSPCFRDVTVGDIVTVGECRPLSKTVRFNVLKVTKAAGAKKQFQKF comes from the exons ATGGCGGACACTCAG AATGAGAGGTCTTATCAGAAGCAGCCCACCATCTTCCAGAACAAAAAGCGAGTGTTGGTCGGTGAAGTGGGTGCGAAAGAGAAGCTCCCACGTTACCACCGAAATGTTGGCTTAGGCTTCAAAACCCCCAGAGAG GCAATTGAAGGCACTTACATTGATAAGAAATGCCCCTTTACTGGCAATGTGTCCATCAGAGGTCGTATTCTGTCTG GTGTGGTGACCAAGATGAAGATGCAGAGGACCATCGTGATCAGACGCGATTACCTGCACTACATCCGCAAGTACAACCGTTTTGAGAAGAGGCACAAGAACATGTCTGTCCACCTCTCTCCCTGTTTCAG GGATGTGACTGTGGGTGACATCGTCACTGTCGGAGAGTGCAGACCCCTCAGCAAGACTGTGAGGTTCAACGTGCTGAAGGTCACCAAAGCAGCAGGCGCCAAGAAACAATTCCAGAAGTTTTAA